TTCTCCTCGGAATCTTAAAACTCGTACCTTTTCCAAAATATACTCAAGACACGCAGCTTcagctttttttcttcttgagtATCGTTCGGTTTGAACTCCATCTCAGCCAAGAGCCGCTCAGCATCATTGTCATATTCAGGGTCGAACTCTTCTCTTTTGTGGTTGTAACTACTTAATTCAACCAAAGAGATAGTTCACCTCAGAGATTAATAAAAATAGGAATTTCGCTTCCAAAACGTAGATTGACAAAATGACCAAGAATATCACCTTATCACAATAGACGTTTATAGCTCTTCTCTAGTTATCATCTGAATCAATATATCTGGAAGGATCGTAGGAGAAGCAATCACATAGAGTTAAAACCAAATTAATGATTGATGAAACACAAATTAGTTAGATAAGGAAACATTACGAAAACAGGGTATCTGTGTAAGAACGTGTTTCAAATTGCGCCAGGAGcccatggaggagatgaagcagaAACGACAAAAAGAACAATCAACAAATCAGCCACGACGATTGcatatcaacatattttaaaCACTTAAATTTGGGATTAAAACGGTGAGAGGTTTTAGCGATTAACCATCAGCTGGAGCTGTCGCCATTAATTTTCCCTGTTGTTGTTAGCCATGGATGTGTTGAGTTTTGATTGACGGCTTTGTGGATTGAATGAGCAAAgagccgacaaatatatataaggTGAGGGGTGGAAAAATGAAGAGATTGATTTATGTGGGAGAGTTACAGTAATGGAAGAGGTTTGATGATTGAGGATGACGTTACCCGAAGATCCGAGCTGAGATTAGATACTCGGTTGCGAAGGACTGGAGAAGGAGGAAGGAGAATCGACATGTGGACCAAGAACTGGGTCTATGTGGAAGATCGAATGGGCTTTTTCTACGCAAAGATTATATTTGTTACAGAAAACTTAGGTGACGTGGAGAAACGAAAGTTTCTAATTGGCTGATTTAATTGTCCTACGTGGACAGCTTCACTGATGCTCATAtaacccttttagtataggttagatTCGTAGACAGACGCAAAAAATAGAAACGCGAAAACCCCCCCAAATCGGTGGAATCAGCGTTTGAAGATATTTTTCGCCGCTGTAATCTGGATAACTGAAACCACCACCACACTACTGGCTCTTCTTCGTGTGTTCATGGTCATTCATCGCAAACCCTAGATCGGAAATACTCGCCGTAAAAACTTTTGACTGCTGAAACTCAGTTTGGGTGAATCCTAGGGTTCTTCTTATTGATGAAGAACTCAAGTGTATTGACACCGTTAAACCTCACCGTGATGTTTCCATTTCACTCAACGGAATCGAACAAGCTGATCCAATAATCTCCCGATTCGGTAGCAGGGGAGGTTAGATCTTTGCCGAATCGTGAACTCGAGATCCATCGTGATTACTTGAACCAGAGCTATTATTTTTAAGATGCATGGTAGTAGACAACGCAGTTTCGGGAATGGCTATAGATCTGGCTCTCGAATTTCACCTGAACGTCCTATGAGAGGACGTGGCTTCTATGCCTCGGACCACCACCAGCAGCACCGTGGGTTTAACCGTGGATACGGACGAGGGAGAGGACGTTCTAAATCGTATCAGAATcagcttcctcctcctcctctccctCCTCCACCTGTTCAACGCcgaagtggtggtggtggcggcggGGACGTTTTCATGGAGGCAGGTCGTTTAGCAGCAGAGTACTTGGTTACTCAGGGTGTTTTACCAGAAACTGCTCTTTCCAGCAAGGGGCAGAATGGTAATTTCAGGAAGTTTCAGAGTTCTAAAGAAGCAGCAGCTCCTGGTGGAGATAGAAGGAGGTTTGTTGATGGTTATAACTCAGCTGGATCCAGAAGGAGGTCTAACCGTTACGACTCGGATTTTGACAGGAGCGGGTCTTGGTCTGAGAGGAGTAAAGCTTATGAAGACTCTGTGTCTGAGCATCGAGAGGAGCAGCCACTTGCGGAAGATATTGCTAGCTCCGTTCAGAGGTCAACAACCTCTGGTGAGTTTATGAGGAAGCGTGAAGGAGCTGGTGATTCCGAGTCTGTGTTGGACAAGTACAGTCTCCAGGATGAGGCGCAGAGTAAGACAGGTTCCTCCAGTGCTGGGAAAGAAGTTGTGCATGATTGTGAAATCTCGAAAGTGTCGGAAGGTTCTTCTAGCTTGAGTGCTGGTTCCGGGGAGATTAAGGGTAGGACTGGTGGAGAAAATGAGAGGCAGACTGATATGGAAGATGCGCCGGTTCTTCAACATTGTGAGGATGCATCTATTAATGACCATTGTGGTGGTGATGAATCATTCACGGAGAGTGGTATTGATTTGGCAACACTGTGTAAGTTTGAGAAGGTGCCTACGAGGACACGCTCTTCCCTGACTGCTAAAGGCCCCAAGCTTTCTTTGAGTCAAAATAACAAAGAAACCTCTCATGTTCTTGGACTTCTAGAAGAACACCAAACCGAAAAGCAATCTGAGACTCAAGGCCAGTCATCTGGATTTGTTAACGACCATGTTGAAGATTTGCCTCTTGTTCAATTTGTTGAGAACAGTAAATGCAACAGGTCTAACTCTTTCCCCAATAGCATTCTCAGGGAAAGTAGTGAGAAAGAAGCAGGACTAGACTTGCCTAGCATCCACAGATCACATTCGTTGGGGAAAGGAGGCGAGAAACGGGCTGCTGAAGACAGTGGCATGGAGGAAGGAGCAAAACGACAGAGAAACTGGGTCCCTGTGCCAGCTTCTGAAACCAATGAACACTTCAACGTATTGAAAACAAGCGAACTCCAATGTGGTCCTGAAGGAAATGAGAAGACAAGCTCGTTCAGCAGGAGACTGATTGACTTGGGTCCCGGGTATGCAGAAGAGCATCAGCTATTTCCTGCTTCGTTTAAGATCTGTGACCTAAACCTAGGGGGAGGATCGGATGGTGCGAATGATGGCAAAAGGGAATCTAGCCAACCTGTTGGTTTTGATCTCTCAATGAGCAGTTCTAGCAAGTCTCTTGACTTCAGTACTAGTACTCGGGTGAGCAATGGTAAAGAGATAGAAGTGATTGATCTGGACAATGATGATACTCCTGATGTGGTCAAGTCCAGCAACAATCCCGGGAGAAAGTACTGGCTAAGTCCCATTCTACACCTGTATACACATCT
The Brassica napus cultivar Da-Ae chromosome A1, Da-Ae, whole genome shotgun sequence DNA segment above includes these coding regions:
- the LOC106445199 gene encoding uncharacterized protein At4g26450, producing MHGSRQRSFGNGYRSGSRISPERPMRGRGFYASDHHQQHRGFNRGYGRGRGRSKSYQNQLPPPPLPPPPVQRRSGGGGGGDVFMEAGRLAAEYLVTQGVLPETALSSKGQNGNFRKFQSSKEAAAPGGDRRRFVDGYNSAGSRRRSNRYDSDFDRSGSWSERSKAYEDSVSEHREEQPLAEDIASSVQRSTTSGEFMRKREGAGDSESVLDKYSLQDEAQSKTGSSSAGKEVVHDCEISKVSEGSSSLSAGSGEIKGRTGGENERQTDMEDAPVLQHCEDASINDHCGGDESFTESGIDLATLCKFEKVPTRTRSSLTAKGPKLSLSQNNKETSHVLGLLEEHQTEKQSETQGQSSGFVNDHVEDLPLVQFVENSKCNRSNSFPNSILRESSEKEAGLDLPSIHRSHSLGKGGEKRAAEDSGMEEGAKRQRNWVPVPASETNEHFNVLKTSELQCGPEGNEKTSSFSRRLIDLGPGYAEEHQLFPASFKICDLNLGGGSDGANDGKRESSQPVGFDLSMSSSSKSLDFSTSTRVSNGKEIEVIDLDNDDTPDVVKSSNNPGRKQEAGAYMGINDVPDYNEGLMMVEYLDSFGNIPAINPGISTSVPQNNDVVVQDREGALGNDQAPNNTDDDSIFMSLGEIPLTFLQTWDQPPARGYEKPF